In Dama dama isolate Ldn47 chromosome X, ASM3311817v1, whole genome shotgun sequence, one genomic interval encodes:
- the LOC133051846 gene encoding melanoma-associated antigen B2-like, which produces MPRRQKSKVRGHEKHHQARSETQGLHDQATTSRGEETTSSSLPDVESAPSSSSGAGTPKEPQGPQGTTSAAAGAIPKRFGVSRVGATARPRAGVGAEGQGQGGGNSSQASAAAESSHTDPLTMKVQVLVQKMLYKYKERELIKRSEMLKAINKRYRGQFPEILRKASKHIEMVFGLVLKEVRPDGHSYILVSNLELSDSESMRGDRGLPKNGLLMPLLGVIYMNGHRLSEEKIWKVLNFLGIYDGRRHFIFGDTRKFLTEDLVREEYVEYRQVPGSDPPRYEFLWGPRALMESNKMKVLEFWAKVNDTVPATFLEHFEESSGEVVESTSPRAVASVGTSASGRAGTSVWDTAGISFSVWDGPSAVAQAEHPASAMPGISAAASAGPSVSASAHARAASSWSSRP; this is translated from the exons ATGCCCCGTAGGCAGAAGAGTAAGGTCCGTGGTCATGAGAAACATCACCAGGCCCGGTCTGAgactcagggtcttcatgatcaAGCCACCACATCTAGGGGAGAAGAGaccacctcctcctcccttcctgatGTAGAGAGTGCTCCCTCAAGCTCCTCAGGTGCTGGCACCCCGAAGGAGCCTCAGGGACCCCAAGGCACCACCAGTGCTGCTGCAGGTGCTATACCCAAAAGATTTGGTGTCT ctCGTGTTGGTGCCACAGCACGCCCAAGAGCTGGTGTAGGTGCCGAGGGCCAAGGTCAGGGAGGTGGAAATTCCTCCCAGGCCTCAGCTGCTGCTGAGAGCTCTCACACAGATCCTCTGACCATGAAGGTGCAGGTGTTGGTGCAGAAGATGCTGTATAAGTATAAAGAGAGGGAGCTCATTAAGAGGTCAGAAATGCTGAAGGCAATCAATAAAAGGTACAGGGGGCAATTCCCTGAGATCCTCAGGAAAGCCTCGAAGCACATAGAGATGGTGTTTGGCCTGGTGCTGAAGGAAGTCAGGCCGGACGGTCACTCCTATATCCTGGTGAGCAACCTAGAACTCAGTGACAGTGAGTCTATGAGAGGTGACCGGGGGCTGCCGAAGAATGGTCTTCTGATGCCTCTTCTGGGTGTCATCTACATGAATGGCCACCGCCTCTCTGAGGAGAAGATCTGGAAGGTCCTGAATTTTCTGGGCATCTATGATGGAAGAAGgcacttcatctttggagataccAGGAAGTTCCTCACAGAAGATCTGGTGCGGGAAGAGTACGTGGAGTACCGCCAGGTGCCAGGCAGTGATCCCCCTcgctatgagttcctgtggggtccgAGAGCACTCATGGAATCCAACAAGATGAAAGTCCTGGAGTTTTGGGCCAAGGTCAATGATACGGTCCCTGCTACCTTTCTGGAGCATTTTGAGGAGTCTTCCGGAGAGGTAGTAGAGAGCACCAGCCCCAGAGCTGTAGCCAGCGTTGGCACTTCTGCCTCGGGCAGGGCTGGCACGTCTGTCTGGGATACTGCAGGCATTTCTTTCTCGGTCTGGGATGGCCCTTCTGCTGTAGCCCAGGCTGAGCATCCTGCCTCAGCCATGCCTGGCATTTCTGCTGCAGCCAGTGCTGGCCCTTCTGTCTCGGCCAGTGCCCACGCTAGGGCCGCATCCAGCTGGTCATCTCGCCCCTAG